A genomic segment from Nicotiana sylvestris chromosome 1, ASM39365v2, whole genome shotgun sequence encodes:
- the LOC104220925 gene encoding vesicle-associated protein 1-2-like, which translates to MSNGELLQIEPIELQFPFELKKQISCSLQLTNKSDNYVAFKVKTTNPKKYCVRPNTGIVMPHSTCDVTVTMQAQKEAPPDMQCKDKFLLQSVVVGPGTTPKDITPEMFNKESGNHVDECKLRVAYVPPQPPSPVREGSEEGSSPRASISENGAEFHNASRTYAEPQDNSSEAKTLILKLTAEKNSAMQQSNKLQQELEFLKRESSRSRGGIPFMYVVIVGLLGIFLGYLLKKT; encoded by the exons ATGAGTAACGGAGAGCTACTTCAAATCGAACCTATTGAGCTTCAGTTTCCCT TCGAATTGAAGAAGCAGATCTCATGCTCCTTGCAATTGACCAACAAATCCGATAACTATGTTGCCTTCAAG GTGAAGACGACGAATCCAAAGAAGTACTGTGTAAGGCCTAACACTGGAATTGTGATGCCTCACTCTACCTGTGATGTCAcag TTACAATGCAAGCACAAAAAGAGGCACCACCAGACATGCAATGCAAGGATAAGTTCCTGCTTCAAAGTGTCGTGGTAGGCCCTGGAACTACGCCTAAGGATATTACTCCAGAAATG TTCAACAAGGAATCAGGGAATCATGTTGACGAGTGCAAGTTGAGAGTAGCTTATGTTCCACCTCAACCACCATCACCTGTGCGGGAGGGTTCTGAGGAAGGTTCCTCACCTAGAGCTTCTATATCTGAAAATGGAGCTGAGTTCCACAAT GCTTCAAGGACATATGCTGAGCCACAGGACAACTCATCAGAG GCAAAAACACTAATTTTGAAGCTGACAGCGGAGAAAAATTCTGCAATGCAGCAAAGTAACAAGCTTCAGCAAGAACTG GAGTTCTTGAAGCGTGAAAGCAGCAGAAGTCGTGGCGGAATTCCATTTatgtatgttgttattgttggacTGCTTGGGATCTTTCTTGGCTATCTTCTCAAGAAGACATGA
- the LOC104220926 gene encoding uncharacterized protein codes for MAKPNLSDSETEERNSGSSSDSGGFPVEMEPQSTGKITEYEKQRMKRIQENKARMEAMGLHNMATSLMGSSQKPQKKGKDKKGKKKVVDEDEDYEPAQSEDLSSASGEEDEQNDVDYDVSKSQLKKSKKKTQTPKKRVSNTTLPTDKDFVDDDAALMQAIALSLQDSAGFLNLANKVPTQVTNADSAHKASNEKTLSKKASNEKVGSCNQGDTTGKRKRKQQTRNRVQMTEDDLIMHFFQFDEAGKGSISLRDLRRVAASHDFTWSDEEMAKMIHCFDSNGDGKLSLDDFRKIVVRCDMIKGSEDAA; via the exons ATGGCAAAACCGAATCTTTCAGACTCAGAAACAGAAGAGAGAAACTCAGGCTCAAGCTCGGACTCAGGTGGCTTTCCGGTGGAAATGGAACCCCAAAGCACCGGGAAAATCACAGAGTATGAGAAACAAAGAATGAAGAGAATTCAAGAAAACAAAGCAAGAATGGAGGCTATGGGTCTCCATAATATGGCAACTTCTTTGATGGGTTCTTCCCAAAAACCCCAGAAAAAAGGCAAGgacaaaaaggggaaaaagaaagtggttgatgaagatgaagattatgagccagCTCAAAGTGAGGACCTTTCAAGTGCTTCAGGCGAAGAAGATGAACAAAATGATGTGGATTATGATGTTTCAAAGTCCCAATTGAAAAAG TCAAAGAAAAAAACTCAAACTCCTAAGAAGAGAGTTTCTAATACAACGTTACCAACTGACAAGGATTTTGTCGATGATGATGCCGCCTTAATGCAG GCTATTGCCTTGTCACTACAAGATTCTGCAGGTTTTCTGAATCTTGCAAATAAAGTGCCTACACAAGTCACCAATGCAGATTCTGCTCATAAGGCCAGTAACGAAAAAACTCTTTCCAAAAAGGCCAGTAACGAAAAAGTAGGTTCCTGCAATCAGGGAGATACTACTGGGAAAAGGAAGAGAAAACAACAG ACAAGAAATCGAGTGCAGATGACTGAGGATGACTTGATTATGCATTTCTTTCAGTTTGATG AAGCTGGAAAAGGGAGTATAAGTCTCAGAGATTTACGGAGAGTGGCAGCTTCCCATGATTTTACATGGTCAGATGAGGAGATGGCAAAGATGATACATTGCTTTGATTCTAACGGAGATGGAAAG TTGAGCCTGGATGATTTTCGCAAGATTGTGGTCAGATGCGATATGATAAAAGGTTCCGAAGATGCTGCTTGA